In one window of Arachis ipaensis cultivar K30076 chromosome B06, Araip1.1, whole genome shotgun sequence DNA:
- the LOC110263703 gene encoding uncharacterized protein LOC110263703, with protein MEELHRFCENQKKLHGFVERSEGLSLWGKDHPFMITVDEVCQTPSDVSLAEEVGDVAIDQYMQVVGLRLASLGRIREKIHRKMVEKREDLSLKEELAVKVAKVSELEVKLFEVKKHLKEVKESYAKDVEDLKKKEADLSSLSTRMIEVTAQMKELEKNKQGEILDSFLEGFERAVLQVRFLAPEVDLLAMDPGKIVHDGVMVEDDGATEQGDENM; from the exons ATGGAAGAGCTTCATAGGTTTTGTGAAAACCAGAAAaagttgcatggttttgttgagcGGAGTGAGGGGTTGTCGCTCTGGGGGAAAGATCATCCTTTCATGATTACTGTGGATGAGGTATGCCAGACCCCGTCTGATGTTAGTTTGGCGGAAGAGGTGGGGGATGTGGCAATTGATCAATATATGCAG GTGGTGGGTTTGCGACTGGCGAGTTTGGGGCGCATTCGTGAGAAGATTCATCGGAAGATGGTTGAAAAGAGGGAGGATCTGAGTTTGAAGGAAGAGTTGGCTGTAAAAGTTGCTAAGGTTTCTGAACTTGAGGTGAAGTTATTTGAGGTTAAAAAACATTTGAAAGAGGTGAAGGAGAGCTATGCCAAGGATGTGGAAgatttaaagaagaaagaagctgACTTATCTTCTTTGAGCACCCGTATGATTGAGGTTACTGCCCAGATGAAGGAGTTGGAGAAGAATAAGCAAGGAGAGATTCTGGATTCCTTCCTTGAAGGTTTTGAGAGGGCTGTTCTTCAGGTGAGGTTTCTGGCTCCCGAGGTTGATTTATTGGCAATGGATCCGGGCAAAATAGTACATGATGGTGTTATGGTTGAGGATGATGGTGCTACGGAGCAAGGAGATGAGAATATGTAA
- the LOC107646459 gene encoding uncharacterized protein LOC107646459 translates to MDGLALDWFCSLPAGSISRFRDISKPFEEHFAGSAIYLHDSDYLNTVKQGQHESLKDYMTRFTKIAISIPDLHPEKHGHNTDDCIIAKDLLERLARQGHLDKFISGHMQRRAPPPGDQSSATQHNRDRDRPNNNHPELPTRTINCISGGFAGGGATSSARKRSHRAILSINADQSQQQPPPTFPQITFHTADH, encoded by the exons ATGG ACGGTcttgcacttgattggttttgttctttaCCTGCAGGTTCCATTTCTCGATTCCGAGACATATCAAAACCCTTTGAGGAGCACTTTGCTGGATCTGCCATCTACCTTCACGACTCCGATTACCTGAACACAGTCAAGCAAGGCCAGCACGAAAGCCTCAAGGACTACATGACGCGCTTCACAAAGATAGCCATAAGCATACCCGACCTCCACCCCGAG AAACATGGACACAATACCGATGACTGCATCATCGCCAAAGACCTGTTGGAGCGATTAGCTCGGCAAGGTCATCTGGACAAATTCATCAGCGGCCACATGCAGCGGCGAGCACCTCCTCCAGGAGACCAAAGCTCGGCTACACAACATAACCGAGATAGAGACCGACCGAACAATAACCATCCTGAACTGCCAACACGTACAATTAACTGTATTTCCGGAGGTTTTGCAGGTGGAGGAGCCACAAGTTCGGCAAGAAAAAGATCTCACCGAGCTATCCTTTCCATCAACGCCGATCAAAGTCAACAACAGCCGCCGCCTACATTTCCACAGATAACATTCCATACCGCCGATCATTAA